A region of bacterium DNA encodes the following proteins:
- a CDS encoding DUF4212 domain-containing protein has translation MSDRNAYWKANLQLVGVCIAIWFIVSFGFGILLADALNGIRIGGYKLGFWFAQQGSIYVFVALIFFYAKRMGTLDRKFGVHED, from the coding sequence ATGAGCGATAGAAACGCATACTGGAAGGCCAACCTGCAACTTGTGGGCGTGTGCATCGCGATCTGGTTCATTGTCTCCTTCGGGTTCGGCATCCTGCTCGCCGACGCCCTGAACGGGATCCGGATCGGCGGGTACAAGCTGGGCTTCTGGTTCGCCCAGCAGGGCTCCATCTACGTCTTCGTTGCCTTGATCTTCTTCTATGCCAAGCGCATGGGCACGCTCGACCGCAAGTTCGGCGTGCACGAGGACTGA
- a CDS encoding propionyl-CoA synthetase: MRYKDLHTLSVENPRFFWRQRMNLIDWYQEPENVLYEDEHGLHRWFRNGKLNTCYLALDYHVNNGRGRQVALFFDSAVTHTKRRYTYRELRDEVALFAGALKERGVEKGDRVIIYMPMIPEAVIAMLACARLGAVHSVVFGGFAPHELAVRIDDAKPKCLITATCGIEFKNVIDYKPLVDAALEEAECPPQSVIVFPRPHAKADMKEGRDYDWHDLVHAAKPAECVPVDASDPLYILYTSGTTGKPKGVVRDNGGHAVALKYSMKTVYNINPGEVFWAASDVGWVVGHSYIVYGPLIHGCTTVLYEGKPVRTPDAGAFWRVIAEYKVSAFFTAPTAFRAIKKEDPDAHMMRQYDTSSLRTLYLAGERLDPPTYEWLSQILDVPIVDHWWQTETGWPIVANPMGLEPHRVKSGSASFPVPGFKVEVLDDEGVEVPRGEMGNIVVKLPLPPGCLPTLWQDPEGFRNAYLNRYEGYYDTSDGGYIDEDGYVFIMGRTDDVINVAGHRLSTGEMEELIGGHAAVAECAVVGIDDQLKGQLPIGLVVLKDGVEADDAALEQELVALIRQHIGAVAAFKKAMVVKRLPKTRSGKILRKTIRRLAVEEKIITPPTIDDPAIIAEIRTALREHRVGQYANLPVGDADAEDL; this comes from the coding sequence ATGCGGTACAAGGACCTCCACACGCTCTCCGTCGAGAACCCCCGTTTCTTCTGGCGCCAGCGGATGAACCTCATCGACTGGTACCAGGAGCCGGAGAACGTCCTCTACGAAGACGAGCACGGCCTGCACCGCTGGTTCCGCAACGGCAAGCTGAACACCTGCTACCTCGCCCTCGACTACCACGTGAACAACGGGCGCGGCCGGCAGGTGGCCCTGTTCTTCGATTCGGCCGTGACCCACACCAAGCGCCGCTACACCTACCGCGAGCTGCGCGACGAGGTGGCCCTCTTCGCCGGCGCCCTGAAGGAACGCGGCGTGGAGAAGGGCGACCGCGTCATCATCTACATGCCCATGATCCCCGAGGCCGTCATCGCCATGCTGGCCTGCGCGCGCCTGGGCGCCGTGCACTCGGTGGTCTTCGGCGGCTTCGCGCCCCACGAGCTGGCCGTGCGCATCGACGACGCCAAGCCCAAGTGCCTGATCACGGCCACCTGCGGCATCGAATTCAAGAACGTCATCGACTACAAGCCGCTGGTCGACGCCGCCCTCGAGGAGGCCGAGTGCCCGCCCCAGTCGGTCATCGTCTTCCCGCGGCCCCACGCCAAGGCCGACATGAAGGAGGGCCGCGACTACGACTGGCACGACCTGGTGCACGCCGCCAAGCCGGCCGAGTGCGTGCCCGTCGACGCGTCCGACCCGCTGTACATCCTCTACACCAGCGGCACCACCGGGAAGCCCAAGGGCGTCGTGCGCGACAACGGCGGCCACGCCGTGGCCCTGAAGTACTCCATGAAGACGGTGTACAACATCAACCCGGGCGAGGTCTTCTGGGCCGCCTCGGACGTGGGCTGGGTCGTGGGCCACAGCTACATCGTCTACGGGCCGCTGATCCACGGCTGCACCACGGTGCTCTACGAGGGCAAGCCCGTGCGCACGCCCGATGCCGGCGCCTTCTGGCGCGTGATCGCCGAGTACAAGGTGAGCGCCTTCTTCACCGCGCCCACCGCCTTCCGGGCCATCAAGAAGGAAGACCCCGACGCCCACATGATGCGCCAGTACGACACCTCGTCCCTGCGCACCCTGTACCTGGCCGGCGAGCGCCTCGACCCGCCCACCTACGAGTGGCTGAGCCAGATCCTCGACGTGCCCATCGTCGACCACTGGTGGCAGACCGAGACCGGCTGGCCCATCGTGGCCAACCCCATGGGCCTCGAGCCGCACCGGGTCAAGAGCGGCTCGGCCAGCTTCCCGGTGCCCGGCTTCAAGGTCGAGGTGCTCGACGACGAGGGGGTCGAGGTGCCGCGCGGCGAGATGGGCAACATCGTCGTGAAGCTGCCCCTGCCGCCCGGCTGCCTGCCCACCCTCTGGCAGGATCCCGAGGGCTTCAGGAACGCCTACCTGAACCGCTACGAGGGCTACTACGACACCTCCGACGGCGGCTACATCGACGAGGACGGCTACGTCTTCATCATGGGCCGCACCGACGACGTGATCAACGTGGCGGGCCACCGCCTGTCGACCGGCGAGATGGAGGAGCTCATCGGCGGGCACGCCGCCGTGGCCGAGTGCGCCGTGGTGGGCATCGACGACCAGCTCAAGGGCCAGCTGCCCATCGGCCTGGTCGTGCTGAAGGACGGGGTCGAGGCCGACGACGCCGCGCTCGAGCAGGAGCTGGTGGCCCTGATCCGCCAGCACATCGGCGCGGTCGCGGCCTTCAAGAAGGCCATGGTGGTCAAGCGTCTGCCCAAGACCCGCTCGGGCAAGATCCTGCGCAAGACGATCCGGCGCCTCGCCGTCGAGGAGAAGATCATCACGCCGCCCACCATCGACGATCCGGCGATCATCGCGGAGATCCGCACGGCGCTGCGCGAGCACCGGGTGGGGCAGTACGCCAACCTGCCCGTCGGCGACGCGGATGCCGAGGACCTTTGA